A region from the Sphaerodactylus townsendi isolate TG3544 linkage group LG01, MPM_Stown_v2.3, whole genome shotgun sequence genome encodes:
- the PKIB gene encoding cAMP-dependent protein kinase inhibitor beta, with amino-acid sequence MTDVEPVVTDFAASGRAGRRNALPDILGSSAAGAGTSELPLKLAELSMSEDEGAEGGETSSSDAAMENQEAEGKGIDS; translated from the exons ATGACTGATGTGGAGCCTGTGGTCACAGATTTTGCGGCATCGGGAAGAGCAGGTCGCCGAAATGCATTACCAGACATCCTAGGTTCTTCTGCCGCTGGAGCTGGCACATCGGAACTGCCACTTAAACTAGCTGAGCTATCCATGTCGGAAG ATGAAGGAGCTGAAGGTGGAGAAACCTCATCCTCTGACGCTGCAATGGAAAATCaagaagcagaaggaaaaggCATAGATTCTTAA